One Halobaculum roseum DNA window includes the following coding sequences:
- a CDS encoding MmgE/PrpD family protein, with translation MTTTEELAKFVQEVSAEGLSEDTREELKKRVLDSVGIGINALGADPVEVVHQTVQRANAGDDCTLWGRDETASAVGAAMHNTALTRYLDFMDSFLAPGETPHPSDNIGAVVAAAEAVDASGEELLEGIGVAYEVQGELAWNAPVRDKGWDHVTHTVISATCGVAKVLDLDVETTRDAIGIAGTAHNALRVTRTGGINEWKGIASSNAARNAVYAALLASDGMEGPKNLFEGQKGWKQTISGEFEVDLDPGCTRVHDVMTKRYVAETYAQSAVEGVIELAEQENLDGSDVELIDLETFAGAKLIIGGGEGDRHTVETKAQADHSLPYMLAAALLDREMGNAQYEPERITRDDVQYLLRHVTVEEDEAFTERFESGEMPARVTVELEDGTTHVVEKDAFQGHPTKSMSWDQVETKFHDTAGTRLDEDRRDKIIATIKDLESTTVSNLVTLLA, from the coding sequence ATGACGACGACCGAAGAGCTTGCCAAGTTTGTTCAAGAGGTCTCCGCTGAGGGACTCTCCGAGGACACACGGGAGGAACTGAAAAAGCGCGTACTCGACTCGGTCGGGATCGGGATTAATGCACTTGGGGCAGATCCGGTGGAGGTCGTCCACCAGACGGTCCAGCGAGCTAATGCTGGCGACGACTGTACGCTCTGGGGACGTGACGAGACCGCATCGGCGGTTGGAGCCGCGATGCACAATACTGCGCTGACGCGCTATCTCGACTTCATGGACTCCTTTCTCGCGCCCGGCGAGACGCCCCACCCGAGCGACAACATCGGCGCGGTCGTCGCTGCTGCTGAGGCCGTCGATGCCTCTGGCGAGGAACTTCTAGAAGGAATCGGTGTCGCGTACGAGGTCCAAGGCGAACTCGCCTGGAATGCCCCAGTCCGTGACAAAGGTTGGGACCACGTGACCCACACGGTCATCTCGGCGACCTGCGGCGTCGCGAAGGTACTTGATCTCGACGTCGAGACTACCAGAGACGCCATCGGCATCGCCGGAACCGCCCATAACGCCCTCCGCGTAACCCGCACCGGCGGCATCAACGAGTGGAAGGGCATCGCCTCGTCCAATGCCGCCCGGAACGCCGTCTACGCGGCCCTATTGGCCAGTGACGGGATGGAGGGGCCCAAGAACCTCTTTGAAGGGCAGAAGGGCTGGAAGCAGACTATCAGCGGTGAGTTCGAGGTCGACCTCGATCCAGGCTGCACGCGCGTTCACGACGTCATGACGAAGCGATACGTCGCTGAAACGTACGCCCAGTCTGCCGTTGAAGGCGTTATCGAACTGGCGGAGCAAGAGAATCTCGATGGGAGTGACGTGGAACTCATTGATTTAGAAACGTTCGCCGGCGCGAAGCTCATAATCGGTGGCGGCGAGGGTGATCGCCACACCGTCGAGACGAAGGCCCAGGCCGATCACTCACTCCCGTATATGCTGGCAGCAGCACTCCTCGACCGGGAGATGGGGAACGCCCAGTACGAGCCAGAACGTATTACTCGAGATGATGTCCAGTACCTTCTCCGGCACGTCACCGTCGAGGAGGACGAGGCATTTACCGAGCGGTTTGAATCCGGGGAGATGCCCGCTCGCGTAACCGTCGAACTTGAGGATGGCACTACTCACGTGGTCGAGAAGGACGCCTTCCAAGGCCATCCAACGAAGTCGATGAGCTGGGATCAGGTCGAAACGAAATTCCACGATACGGCCGGCACTCGACTCGACGAGGATCGCCGAGACAAGATCATTGCAACAATTAAAGACTTAGAGTCGACAACCGTCTCCAATCTCGTCACCCTGCTGGCATAG
- a CDS encoding FAD-dependent oxidoreductase, whose product MDSNDGTSQPPLQGAHESLWIETTPKTEYDTLDGEIEVDVAIIGGGIAGITTAAELQEAGKSVAIVERDHILEGVTGHTTAKLTALHGLIYDHLIEYFDEQRARQYAEANLAAIDHVEATVEDRGLDCDFKRTAAYTFTESSDNRHQIQAEVDAAQQLSLAASFQESTDLPFDIEAAIRLDDQAQFHPRKYLLALAEEIPGESSYIFENTTAMDVEDGSPCQVSTDCGSITADAVVVATHFPVFDRARYYERLYPKRSYVLAVRLQGDAPAGMHYKPEDPYFSVRPHPAGEESMVLVGGQNHRTGHSDSTVDRYRKLEQEAFDRLNVDEIAYRWSTQDFVSIDRVPFIGLLGPQSENVYTATGFGGWGMTNGIVAGMLLSDLIVDGQSEWEDVYQPMRFNENASADPFLHHNQHDVKHYLEDYTEHPQSGDVESVQQGDGAVLELDDGLTAVHRDEDGDTHSVSAICSHMGCLVYWNDGEQSWDCPCHGSRFACDGSVLNGPANSPLSERELDE is encoded by the coding sequence ATGGACTCAAACGATGGTACTTCCCAACCCCCACTCCAGGGCGCACATGAATCGTTGTGGATAGAGACGACACCTAAAACAGAGTACGACACCCTCGACGGAGAAATTGAGGTCGACGTCGCCATCATCGGCGGTGGCATCGCAGGTATCACTACCGCCGCTGAATTACAAGAAGCGGGAAAATCAGTCGCAATTGTCGAACGTGACCACATTCTCGAAGGAGTGACTGGCCATACTACAGCGAAGCTGACGGCTCTCCATGGCCTCATCTACGACCATCTCATCGAATATTTCGACGAGCAACGGGCCCGACAGTACGCTGAGGCGAACCTAGCCGCCATCGACCACGTCGAGGCCACGGTAGAGGACCGGGGCCTCGACTGCGACTTTAAAAGGACAGCCGCATACACCTTTACTGAATCCTCCGACAACCGCCACCAAATTCAGGCCGAAGTCGATGCCGCTCAGCAACTGAGTCTCGCTGCTTCATTCCAAGAGTCTACGGACCTGCCTTTTGACATTGAAGCAGCAATCCGCCTCGACGATCAGGCACAATTCCATCCTCGAAAGTACCTTCTCGCACTGGCCGAAGAAATCCCAGGAGAGAGCAGTTACATCTTCGAGAACACGACAGCGATGGACGTCGAGGATGGTAGTCCCTGTCAGGTATCGACCGATTGCGGGTCGATCACCGCAGATGCGGTGGTCGTCGCGACGCACTTCCCGGTGTTCGACCGTGCACGGTACTATGAGCGATTGTATCCCAAGCGCTCCTACGTGCTGGCGGTACGCTTGCAGGGTGACGCGCCGGCAGGAATGCACTACAAACCGGAAGATCCGTACTTCTCGGTTCGGCCGCACCCTGCTGGCGAGGAATCGATGGTCCTCGTCGGAGGACAAAATCATCGAACTGGCCATAGTGATAGTACAGTTGATCGCTACCGGAAACTCGAACAGGAAGCATTCGACCGCCTGAACGTCGACGAGATTGCGTATCGCTGGTCGACACAGGACTTCGTCTCCATTGATCGAGTCCCGTTCATCGGCCTTCTCGGACCCCAGTCGGAGAACGTGTACACGGCTACGGGATTTGGCGGCTGGGGGATGACGAACGGGATCGTCGCAGGGATGTTGCTTTCAGATCTTATCGTCGATGGACAGAGCGAATGGGAAGACGTCTATCAGCCGATGCGGTTCAATGAAAACGCGTCAGCAGACCCCTTCCTTCACCACAATCAACACGACGTGAAACACTACCTCGAAGACTACACGGAGCATCCGCAGTCCGGCGACGTTGAGTCGGTCCAGCAAGGGGATGGGGCTGTTCTCGAGCTTGATGACGGACTGACCGCAGTACACCGTGACGAGGATGGCGACACTCATTCAGTGTCAGCGATCTGCTCGCATATGGGCTGCCTCGTCTACTGGAACGACGGTGAGCAGTCTTGGGATTGTCCCTGTCACGGCTCTCGATTTGCCTGTGATGGCTCAGTCCTCAATGGGCCTGCAAATAGCCCCCTCTCAGAACGTGAACTTGATGAGTAG
- a CDS encoding cupredoxin domain-containing protein — MKDEAFDPVRKLVAPGTTVIWRNTGSADHVVDSVQFHDTADQWQFRTQTLRSGDSVVYAFDQEGIYEYYCGLQGEEMCGVILVGDVSLSNSLPCE, encoded by the coding sequence ATGAAGGACGAGGCGTTCGATCCAGTTCGGAAGTTGGTAGCACCGGGGACGACGGTCATCTGGAGAAACACTGGGTCAGCCGACCACGTCGTTGATAGTGTACAGTTTCACGATACCGCAGACCAGTGGCAGTTCCGCACGCAAACCCTTCGATCCGGGGATAGCGTCGTCTACGCATTTGATCAAGAAGGGATCTACGAGTACTACTGCGGCCTCCAGGGAGAGGAGATGTGCGGGGTGATTCTCGTCGGCGATGTCTCACTCTCCAATTCACTTCCCTGTGAATGA